DNA sequence from the Bacteroidota bacterium genome:
ACTCTTCCGGTGTAACATCGGGATGGATAACGGGGACTTGGTTCTTACAGGAAACGATATCAGGCATATCACGCGGGTGATGCGTCATAAGGCAGGTGATATCATTCATGTAACTTCGGGTGATGGCATCATTTTAAGAGTGAAAATAGTTTCAGGATCAGATGATCTGATTAAAGTGATGTCTCTTGAGCGATTTGAGTGTCAAAATAAACTCTCCAATATCGAGATTGCAATTCCGAGACTAAAAAGCAGCGATAAAATTGAACTGGTTATCGAGAAACTGGTTGAGACGGGATTTACAAAATTTGTATTCTTCGAATCTGAGAATTGCATCGGGAAAGGATTCAAACTCGACCGGTGGGAAAAAATTGCAATCTCCGCATCCAAGCAGTCATTTAATCCATTTAATGTGGAATTACGCTCAGTGAGTAAATTTGATGATCTTTTCAAAAATGGGAGAGAAGTGATTGGATTTGATCTGGAGGCTGAAAACAGTTTTGCCGGTTTTCAGCCTGAACGGGGAGTAAATTACACACTTGTTACAGGACCCGAAGGCGGACTGAGTAAAAAAGAACTTACAAAATTCCGTGAAGGAAATATTTTTCAACTCACCGGCAACCGGTTGAGAAGTGAGACGGCAATTCTCTATTCCGCTTTTCTGATTACCAGATTTTACTAAAAATATTCTACTATTCTTTGAACCAGTCTGTTAAATTTGTTTTCAACAAGTTTCGCAGCAACAGTGACATCTTCATGGCTAAGTTTGTGGGGTGAAAGACCTGCCGCATAGTTCGTAATACATGATATACAACTTACCTTTATACCGTGAGCTGAAGCCCAATAAGCTTCTGCAACGGTGGACATTCCTACCGCGTGAGCACCAAACTTGTCGACCATCCGAATTTCGGCAGGAGTCTCGTAGGTTGGTCCTTTATTATACCAGTAGATTCCCTCTTTCAGGTGAACTTTTTCTTCGAGAGCCGACCAGATGATAATATCGTTAAAATCAGGATCGGGAGTCTTAAGAAACATGTTTTTTTGATCAGGTGTAGCGACTCTCATGACTTCATTAATTTCATTCTTGATATTAATTCCGATGAAAGAGGTACAGAGCATCAAATCACCCGGTTCGAAAGCATAGTCGACACCTCCGGCGGCATTTGTAAGCAAAAGATAGGGGATATCCAGACCTTTTGTAATAATTGAAGGTACGATTGTCTCATAGAGCTGGTAGCCCTCATAAAAATGGAATCGCCCCTGAAATACCAGGCACTTCTTCCCGTTAATCTCACCGAGAATCAGTTTACCCGAATGACCTTCAACTGTGGACCGGGGGTAATTTGGAAGAGTGTCTCCATCCCATGTTTTAATAATATTAATTGTTTCCGGGAATTTACCAAGTCCGGAACCAAGAACTATTGAGAGTTTAATATCATCCTTGATATCCTTTTTTAGGATATCTATCAGGTCTTTGTAATAAAATTCGAAATCAAACATCTTAGAAAAATATTCCTGCAATAGTTGCCGAGAGAAGTGTGGAAAGAGTTCCACCAATTACAGCTTTGATGCCGAGCTGAGCAAGATCAGCTTTTCTGTGTGGAGCAAGAGCACCGATTCCACCAACCTGAATTGCGATTGACGAGAAGTTGGCAAATCCACAAAGGGCGTACGAAGACATAAAAATTACCTTAGGATTGATCATCTCCTTCATCTCAACCATACGCGAAAGCTCAAGGTAAGCTACAAATTCATTAAGAACCGTTTTTGTCCCGAGCAGACTTCCAAAGTTAAGTGCATCTTCAAAAGGGATACCAATAGCGAACGCAACCGGTTGAAGTATGAAACCAATCAATAACTCAAAACTGAGTGGTTTACCATACTGATCCTGCATGATGGCGCTCAATCCTGTAATGTCACCGACCCATCCCAACATTCCGTTAAAGAGCGCAATCAGGCAAATAAATGCAATCAGCATACCTCCAACATTAATTGCGAGCTGAAGACCGTCTATTGCTCCATTTGAAGCAGCCTCTATGACATTGGAGCCGTTTTTCTCAACACTAAGTTTAACCACACCACGGGTTGCAGGTTCTTCAACTTCCGGGAAAATAATTTTTGAGATGAGAAGTGCTGCAGGAGCTGCCAGCACGGAAGCACTCAATAGCTGTTTAGCAAACAGGAACTGCCCCTCTGTGATAGATATACCTTTTGCCGCAGAATACGACTGCCCAAGCATTTGAATATAAGCCGCCATCACGCCGCCGGCGATGGTCGCCATACCTCCGGTCATTACCGTGAGCATTTCACTTTTAGTCATTTTGTCCAAATAAGGCTTTATTATAAGTGGTGCCTCGGTTTGGCCCACGAAAATATTTGCAGTACATGAAAGCGATTCTGCACCACTGGTGCCCATTATTTTCGCCATCACCCAAGCCATTGCCTGTACCACTTTTTGCATGATTCCGAGGTAATAGAGAATTGCCATCAGGGCGGCAAAGAAAATTATTGTAGGCAACACCTGGAAAGCAAAAAAGAATCCAAGACTTCCTTCCTTACCGGGGCTGATAGCAAGGTTTCCGAAAACGAAAGAGGCACCTTTTTCGGAGTACTGAAGGATAATGACAAAGAAAGAGCTGACCCAGCTAAAAAAATCTTTTACCCAGCCGAGCGGGGCAAAAAATGTTGCCATATCATCTCCCTTAATGAGGAAGATGGCGAGAACAAACTGTATTGATAGCCCTCCGCTGACGAGACGCCAGTCAACTTTTTTCTTGTTGTTAGAAAGGAGAAAAGCAATGCCAAGGAGCACACCGATACCAAGAATTCCACGAAGTATTGAAACTATATCCATAAGTGAAGCCTAAATAATAAAACTATTTCCAATTAAATTTTGTAAAACGAGATGCAAAATAGTTAATTATCAAGAAAATTTCATAGAAAATCTGGTAGAAAATGATTCCAGGGAGGGAAAAATTGTGATTTAATTTTTTTTGCAGAGCCAGTACCAGAAATGTGTCCAGTGAAATTTTGATGATAAAAGTGTACACCACCTCCGGGAACCAGGGGAGCAACAGGATTGAAGATTGCGCGTACAGATTGGGCAGATGCCAAAAAACGAGTATCCATTTCGACAAGTTCGAATAGAATTTTGATGCGGCAGTATGTCTGGCTTTTTGTTTCAAATACGCTTTTGGCTGATGATTAGTATTTGAAAATACTGCGGCTTCCGGTGAGGGACAAAAATTGATTTTGTATCCTTTATCGAGAAAATTTTTCAACAGAAGGTCGTCATCACCACCGAGTGATTTTCTGGTGGACTCATATCCACCCTCATTGTGAAAAACACTTTTTAGAAAACCCATGTTTCTGGCGGTCGCCGATACTGGGTGTCCCCAGCCAAATGATGCCGAGATCAGTAAAAAGGATCTGAGATTCTCGAAGCAGGAGAGAGCATTAAAAAAACCGTGGTCTCTGATTAATGGTGCGATGCCTATCAGAAATTGTGTATCACCTGTAAAATAGAGGTCGGTCTCTTTCAACCAGTCTGGTTGGACAACACAGTCGGCATCGGTTATCATGATCCTGTCAAATTTTGCTTTTGCGATTCCTTTTTCAAGCGCATTTCGTTTACCGGGAGGATCATTTGGATCGTGATCAATTAGTTGAAGATTCGTGAAAGAGGGCAGAAATGAATATACGATTTCGCGGGTTCGGTCGGTTGATCCATCGTCACAAATCAGAATTTCGAAATTTTCAGCAGGGAAGTCCAGTTTTTGCAGTGACTTCAGCAGAGCCGGAATTTTTTTTTCTTCATTTCTTGCGGCGATAATTATTGAAAAATTCCCCGGAGGAGATTTTACTTTCCTGGTTCGCACTGACTTTCCCGACCTTATAAGTCCTGTAACAAAAAGGAAGTACGCGAGAAGAAAAAAGATAATTACGATCAGGTAGAAAAGTTGCAATGGAACCGAAAATAAATGAGGATTCAATATAAGGAAAGAGAAAAGATAAAAAAAGGGGCTGCCTCTTTTGAAACAGCCCCGGCTAAAATTTTATTTAAGATTCAGGTGAAAACCGGCATAAAACCAGAAAGCTGTATCCTGACCTTTTTTCTCTTTGAAGATATCTCCGGGCAGGAAGGTGGCAGCTCCAAAATTGAAATTCAGGTATTCATTGTATTTTGCCATAAATGCGAGATCAATTTCAGTTCCGAAGGCGTTGCTTTCGGTTCCGGTTGAAAGCTTATATGGTTGTGCAGAACCGAAGAGGTGACCGCTGAGTTTACCTGCAAGCCATTCAGCAAGCGCCATTTTATAGTAACCGTAAATATCGGTTATACCAAGATTGTAAGTGGAAGCAGGTACAACTTTGAAATAATCCATATCACCGAGATAGGCATGTTTCGTTGCATAGGAGTTGTCAAATACCTCATACTTGTTATCGGCTGCATCTTTGTCACCCGAATAGTATGCGAATCCTGCACCGAGGGCAGCTTTAGACTGGACCTGGAATGAAAACTCCAGATTTATGGCAGCGAGAAAAGCCGAAATATCCATTTCCTTGTTTGTTTTAATATTGCCGGTTTGGTAGGCAAAATCGATGTCATGCGAAAGGGGACCAAATGATCCTGTCAAATTGACACCGAGAGTAAGTCGTGCGAGATTTTCAACAGGGACTCTCCGGTCGAACATTACAAACGGGTTCAGTTTAAGATTGTCTGCGAGTCGGAACTCAGAGAATACTCCAAAGAGATTTTGATCAAGACTGTCACCAACCAGTTGTTTATCGGCAACTCTGAAAGCGAAAGCAGAAATCTGATAACCTTTTCCGGCATATCTGACAGTGGCTCCATCGAAAGTGATGGGGGTGTTTCCCCAATCTGATTGTCCTATCATTCTGGCGTTGTTGTATCTTGCTTCCTGTCTTCCAAGCAGGAATTCCCAGTTGCCTTTTTTGATTTTCAGATAACCTTCATTGAGATCGAGATTTGCCGAATTCGACTGAACCGATGTTTCCTGTCCGAAAACTCTCGCATCGATAATACGGAAAACAAATTCGAGATCGTCATTATTGCTGATGACGGTACCCAGCCTTGCTCTGTTGTTGATGTAGTGATGGAAACCAGTGTTAGCGTTAAAATCGAGTTCATCCACTTCGAGTCTGGTCCTCAGTTCTCCATTAAATTTTACAGTTAATTGCCCAAACGAAAGAGGAGCAAAAAACAGAAATGCAACTAATAAAAGGGTAAAATATCGCATAAAAGTCCTTGAGTTTAAAAGGAATAAAAAGTCTGATTCAAATTTAATCAAAAAATGTTTCCTGATAAAAAATATCAGGTGAGTGTTTGCCACTCTTTTCCAATTTCATCGAATCTTGACTTGATCCTGGTGATGAGTTCATCGGGTAATTTTCCCTTTTGAACAAGTTTAATGTTGGCTTTCAGATGACTCAAATCATTTGTACCGATCAAGATTGAATCAACTCCGTAAGTGTAAGCGGCAAACCGGATCATTACTTCCTCGAGGGACATGCCATAATCGATGTTCATTTCGTAGATGCGTCGTTTATACTCTGCAACAACCGGATCGGATATATTCGCCTTTTCAAGCCATGCGAAATTTGCGAGAGGTCTTTTGGCAATAACTCCCATATATTTTTGTTTGGCAGGGTGGAGGAAGGAATTTATTGTTTTTTGATCACAAACATTTATTGATGACTGAAACGCAGCGAAAGAATCGCTATAGATTGCAAACTCGAGGGGATCATTGTCGCCGGAATAAGCAGGAACGCGTACCTTGCCTTCCTGGGTCATTCTGGTCAGAGCCTCGATAACTTCACCTTTCTCGAGTATGTCTTTGTTGCACGAGTGAAGGTGCACTATATCAATATAATCAGTCTGAAGAATTCTGAGTGCCTTCTCTACACCCTTAATTATACTGTCGTATGTCCAGTCCTGAGTTCCTTCGACATCGTATCCGATTTTAGTGGAGAGAATAAACTCCTGTCTTCTGTTGTGAAGGAATTTACCAATTCTGTGTTCGGACTCGCCATAACTTCTTGCTGTATCGATAAGGTTAATCCCCAGGTCAAGTACTGAATTCAAAAGTTTTTCAACCTTTTTATCTGTCATCTCTTTTCCGCCAATTCTGCCTGCACCAAAACCGAGAGGCGATACTTTTAGTCCGGTGAACCCAAAATCACGCAGTTCAAACTTCATTAATTGATCTCCAAAATTAAAATGATTTGATAGCAAAATGTAAGAAAAAGATTAGTTGGAAATGAGGGGGGAGGGTATTTAAAA
Encoded proteins:
- a CDS encoding 16S rRNA (uracil(1498)-N(3))-methyltransferase codes for the protein MSHFAGQELFRCNIGMDNGDLVLTGNDIRHITRVMRHKAGDIIHVTSGDGIILRVKIVSGSDDLIKVMSLERFECQNKLSNIEIAIPRLKSSDKIELVIEKLVETGFTKFVFFESENCIGKGFKLDRWEKIAISASKQSFNPFNVELRSVSKFDDLFKNGREVIGFDLEAENSFAGFQPERGVNYTLVTGPEGGLSKKELTKFREGNIFQLTGNRLRSETAILYSAFLITRFY
- a CDS encoding purine-nucleoside phosphorylase — translated: MFDFEFYYKDLIDILKKDIKDDIKLSIVLGSGLGKFPETINIIKTWDGDTLPNYPRSTVEGHSGKLILGEINGKKCLVFQGRFHFYEGYQLYETIVPSIITKGLDIPYLLLTNAAGGVDYAFEPGDLMLCTSFIGINIKNEINEVMRVATPDQKNMFLKTPDPDFNDIIIWSALEEKVHLKEGIYWYNKGPTYETPAEIRMVDKFGAHAVGMSTVAEAYWASAHGIKVSCISCITNYAAGLSPHKLSHEDVTVAAKLVENKFNRLVQRIVEYF
- a CDS encoding NupC/NupG family nucleoside CNT transporter, with translation MDIVSILRGILGIGVLLGIAFLLSNNKKKVDWRLVSGGLSIQFVLAIFLIKGDDMATFFAPLGWVKDFFSWVSSFFVIILQYSEKGASFVFGNLAISPGKEGSLGFFFAFQVLPTIIFFAALMAILYYLGIMQKVVQAMAWVMAKIMGTSGAESLSCTANIFVGQTEAPLIIKPYLDKMTKSEMLTVMTGGMATIAGGVMAAYIQMLGQSYSAAKGISITEGQFLFAKQLLSASVLAAPAALLISKIIFPEVEEPATRGVVKLSVEKNGSNVIEAASNGAIDGLQLAINVGGMLIAFICLIALFNGMLGWVGDITGLSAIMQDQYGKPLSFELLIGFILQPVAFAIGIPFEDALNFGSLLGTKTVLNEFVAYLELSRMVEMKEMINPKVIFMSSYALCGFANFSSIAIQVGGIGALAPHRKADLAQLGIKAVIGGTLSTLLSATIAGIFF
- a CDS encoding glycosyltransferase translates to MQLFYLIVIIFFLLAYFLFVTGLIRSGKSVRTRKVKSPPGNFSIIIAARNEEKKIPALLKSLQKLDFPAENFEILICDDGSTDRTREIVYSFLPSFTNLQLIDHDPNDPPGKRNALEKGIAKAKFDRIMITDADCVVQPDWLKETDLYFTGDTQFLIGIAPLIRDHGFFNALSCFENLRSFLLISASFGWGHPVSATARNMGFLKSVFHNEGGYESTRKSLGGDDDLLLKNFLDKGYKINFCPSPEAAVFSNTNHQPKAYLKQKARHTAASKFYSNLSKWILVFWHLPNLYAQSSILLLPWFPEVVYTFIIKISLDTFLVLALQKKLNHNFSLPGIIFYQIFYEIFLIINYFASRFTKFNWK
- a CDS encoding alginate export family protein; this encodes MRYFTLLLVAFLFFAPLSFGQLTVKFNGELRTRLEVDELDFNANTGFHHYINNRARLGTVISNNDDLEFVFRIIDARVFGQETSVQSNSANLDLNEGYLKIKKGNWEFLLGRQEARYNNARMIGQSDWGNTPITFDGATVRYAGKGYQISAFAFRVADKQLVGDSLDQNLFGVFSEFRLADNLKLNPFVMFDRRVPVENLARLTLGVNLTGSFGPLSHDIDFAYQTGNIKTNKEMDISAFLAAINLEFSFQVQSKAALGAGFAYYSGDKDAADNKYEVFDNSYATKHAYLGDMDYFKVVPASTYNLGITDIYGYYKMALAEWLAGKLSGHLFGSAQPYKLSTGTESNAFGTEIDLAFMAKYNEYLNFNFGAATFLPGDIFKEKKGQDTAFWFYAGFHLNLK
- a CDS encoding aldo/keto reductase codes for the protein MKFELRDFGFTGLKVSPLGFGAGRIGGKEMTDKKVEKLLNSVLDLGINLIDTARSYGESEHRIGKFLHNRRQEFILSTKIGYDVEGTQDWTYDSIIKGVEKALRILQTDYIDIVHLHSCNKDILEKGEVIEALTRMTQEGKVRVPAYSGDNDPLEFAIYSDSFAAFQSSINVCDQKTINSFLHPAKQKYMGVIAKRPLANFAWLEKANISDPVVAEYKRRIYEMNIDYGMSLEEVMIRFAAYTYGVDSILIGTNDLSHLKANIKLVQKGKLPDELITRIKSRFDEIGKEWQTLT